A part of Desulfobacter sp. genomic DNA contains:
- a CDS encoding glycyl-radical enzyme activating protein, with the protein MYERSRSDTIVKPPENKEVPVPGRQIMGDAPTGLIFDIQGHSVHDGPGTRTTVFMNGCPLQCIWCCNPEGLFRTPVIMYKQSKCVCCGNCVVSCPYGSPRVNRRGELEFNRSLCDTCTTHECLETCYHQALELSGTAYTQDALMAILQRDRQFWGARGGVTFSGGEPLMQRSFIPGMLKRCKKAYIHTCVETTSCLPTDYFLEVMQFVDWVFTDLKHMDANRHRALTGVNNHLILKNIEALAKMPGWEGFIVPRIPVIPGRNDGDENIEATADFIRSIGLDLINILPFHRLGESKYRQLGRSYPFADQTPPSEEKMAHIKGIIESRGLACFIGYDTPF; encoded by the coding sequence ATGTATGAACGGTCAAGATCCGACACAATAGTAAAACCTCCCGAAAACAAAGAGGTGCCTGTCCCTGGCAGGCAGATAATGGGAGATGCCCCCACAGGGCTGATTTTCGATATCCAGGGCCACTCCGTACACGACGGCCCCGGCACCCGGACAACGGTGTTCATGAACGGCTGCCCCCTTCAATGTATCTGGTGCTGCAACCCCGAAGGATTGTTCAGGACCCCGGTCATCATGTATAAACAAAGCAAATGCGTCTGCTGCGGCAATTGCGTTGTCTCCTGTCCCTACGGCTCCCCCAGGGTCAACCGCCGGGGAGAACTGGAGTTCAACAGGAGTCTGTGCGATACCTGCACCACCCATGAGTGCCTGGAGACCTGTTACCACCAGGCACTGGAATTGAGCGGCACCGCATACACACAGGACGCACTCATGGCCATCCTCCAGCGGGACCGGCAGTTCTGGGGCGCCAGGGGCGGGGTGACCTTTTCCGGCGGGGAGCCCCTGATGCAACGCAGCTTCATCCCTGGCATGCTCAAACGGTGCAAAAAGGCATATATCCATACCTGCGTGGAAACCACCTCCTGTCTGCCCACCGACTATTTTCTTGAAGTGATGCAATTTGTGGACTGGGTCTTCACGGATCTGAAACATATGGACGCAAACCGGCACAGGGCGCTGACTGGGGTGAACAATCATCTGATCCTGAAAAATATTGAAGCCCTGGCGAAGATGCCGGGATGGGAGGGGTTCATCGTTCCCAGAATACCTGTGATTCCGGGTAGAAACGACGGGGATGAGAATATCGAGGCCACCGCCGACTTTATCCGTTCCATCGGCCTTGACCTTATTAATATCCTTCCTTTCCACCGTCTGGGGGAATCCAAGTACCGCCAGCTGGGCCGGAGTTACCCCTTCGCCGACCAGACGCCCCCCTCCGAGGAGAAAATGGCCCATATCAAGGGCATCATTGAATCCAGGGGGCTGGCCTGTTTTATCGGATATGACACCCCTTTTTAG
- a CDS encoding DUF4125 family protein encodes MTPKEILIREIIGKEEAMFLAVTPSEPASCQEMVKTFRRMREMSHWVWPEPVLESILQDLTRAEYAGRNLMTEKYACMENKLYRRPKPLINEIIAIETRWHSAVRRKYPLTFKARGDQFETYASCEFATYSRETIEGIYAALTLALSEKRNLVEERYTHLFKALGLNSIDQMEEEMKNR; translated from the coding sequence ATGACACCCAAAGAAATATTGATCCGGGAGATTATCGGAAAGGAAGAGGCCATGTTTTTGGCCGTAACACCCTCTGAACCCGCATCCTGCCAGGAAATGGTAAAAACCTTCAGGAGGATGCGGGAGATGAGTCATTGGGTATGGCCGGAGCCGGTGCTGGAATCCATTCTTCAGGACCTGACCCGGGCGGAATACGCCGGAAGAAACCTGATGACTGAAAAATACGCCTGCATGGAAAACAAATTATATAGAAGGCCAAAGCCGCTGATCAATGAAATTATCGCCATTGAAACCCGATGGCATAGCGCAGTGCGCAGAAAATACCCCCTGACATTCAAGGCCAGGGGAGACCAATTTGAAACCTATGCCTCCTGTGAATTTGCAACCTATTCCCGGGAAACCATTGAAGGGATATACGCCGCCCTTACCCTTGCACTGTCAGAAAAACGGAACCTGGTAGAGGAGCGCTACACCCACCTGTTCAAAGCCCTTGGACTCAATTCCATTGACCAGATGGAGGAAGAGATGAAAAACCGGTAA
- a CDS encoding sigma 54-interacting transcriptional regulator — protein MEKEQATFIKSIFESEKVVEEVMAIAAEGLVVVDMDGVLIYANKSFEQIYRVPKIQALGKHVTEVIENTRLHIVARTRVAEVDQIQFIGGHKYVVSRMPIMVADRCVGIAGKIRFKDTCKVKELTRRISNLETRLNSNRESFYHPRYTFQSMVAYSEISHKAKEMAIRASASKATVLLLGESGVGKEVFAQSIHNMSSRNAGPFVMLNCSAIQESLFESELFGYVAGAFTGAKKQGKKGKFELADSGTIFLDEIGEMPLNSQAKLLRVMQEKTIDKVGGEKIYNVDVRIVAATNKDLEQLVRQGKFRKDLFYRLNVITIHIPPLRQRPTDIPQLIRFLWKQLEEEYGIYHKRIDHEAMNLFQNYDWPGNVRELRNVLERLMVLVPQASITAEHARTLLAGQEPSDASAVSRYQLRHLVSQTEKTAISQALVTSNANRSRAAKALGISRALLYKKMHLYGLMDA, from the coding sequence ATGGAAAAGGAACAGGCGACGTTTATCAAAAGCATTTTTGAATCCGAGAAGGTTGTGGAAGAAGTGATGGCCATTGCCGCCGAGGGCCTCGTCGTGGTGGATATGGACGGGGTCCTTATTTATGCGAACAAAAGCTTTGAACAGATCTACCGTGTTCCAAAAATCCAGGCATTGGGGAAACACGTCACCGAGGTGATAGAAAATACCCGGCTTCATATCGTTGCCAGGACCCGGGTGGCGGAAGTGGACCAGATCCAGTTCATCGGCGGCCATAAATATGTGGTGTCCCGTATGCCCATTATGGTGGCCGACCGGTGTGTCGGTATTGCCGGCAAGATCAGGTTCAAAGATACCTGCAAGGTAAAAGAGCTGACCCGAAGAATTTCCAATCTTGAAACCCGGTTGAACAGCAACAGGGAGTCCTTTTACCATCCCCGCTATACCTTTCAGTCCATGGTGGCCTATTCCGAAATCAGCCACAAGGCCAAGGAGATGGCCATAAGGGCCTCGGCCTCCAAGGCCACCGTGCTCCTGCTGGGCGAAAGCGGGGTGGGTAAGGAGGTGTTTGCCCAAAGCATACACAATATGAGTTCAAGGAATGCGGGGCCCTTTGTCATGCTCAACTGCTCGGCCATCCAGGAAAGCCTGTTTGAATCCGAGTTGTTCGGATATGTGGCCGGGGCATTCACCGGGGCGAAAAAACAGGGGAAAAAGGGAAAATTCGAACTTGCGGACAGCGGCACCATTTTTCTTGACGAAATCGGTGAGATGCCCCTTAACTCCCAGGCCAAACTTCTGCGCGTCATGCAGGAAAAGACCATTGATAAGGTGGGCGGTGAAAAGATATACAATGTTGACGTTCGGATCGTAGCGGCCACCAATAAAGACCTGGAGCAGCTTGTCCGGCAGGGGAAATTCCGCAAGGACCTCTTTTACCGGCTCAATGTCATTACCATCCATATCCCTCCCTTACGGCAGCGGCCCACGGATATCCCCCAGCTGATCCGTTTCCTGTGGAAACAATTGGAGGAGGAATACGGCATCTATCATAAGCGTATAGATCATGAGGCAATGAATCTGTTCCAGAATTATGACTGGCCGGGGAATGTCAGGGAGTTGAGAAATGTTCTGGAACGCCTCATGGTTCTTGTACCCCAGGCGTCCATCACGGCCGAACATGCCCGGACACTTCTGGCAGGCCAGGAACCCTCCGACGCTTCCGCCGTTAGTCGGTACCAGCTGAGGCATCTTGTTTCCCAGACCGAAAAAACCGCCATTTCCCAGGCCCTGGTCACATCAAATGCCAACCGGTCCAGGGCGGCAAAGGCCCTGGGAATATCCAGGGCCCTGCTGTACAAAAAAATGCATCTCTACGGGTTGATGGATGCCTGA